In Cryptococcus neoformans var. neoformans B-3501A chromosome 3, whole genome shotgun sequence, the DNA window TTGGTGAAGAGTTTGAAAGGGCTGTATGGTGAGGACGGGAAGACGACACCGATCGAGACGTTGAGTTTCCATCATTTCACCCAGCCGGATATCGCTTCTGCGCCAATTGGCTCTCAGCGAGTCCTCCTCGGCGCCGAAACAGGTAGCGGCAAGACCGTCTCTTATCTCATCCCTCTGTTCCACCACCTTAAGCGTACCGACCCCGGACCGTCTGTCACTTCGTCCTTTTTCGCCGACAGTGAAAATACTCTCCATCCGCGATCAATTATCCTCTCCCCAACTCATGAACTTACCCGACAATCAACTCAATTCGCAAAAATTCTTACGCATAATACAAAACTCTCTGTTCATGGGATGAGTTCGACAGTGTCGGGTGGGGTGGGTGAGAAGCGAGGGAGTGTGGATGTTTTATTAGGGACTGTGGGGAGTTTGAGGCGGATGTTTGGGATGACAAGgagtgaggaagagcaggagaaagaggattATATcagggggaagaggatatGGCAAGATGAGCAGGAAAAGGGGATGGTAGAGGGGGATAAGGTGGAATGGGTTGTGATTGATGAAGCCGACGTCTTGTTAGGTGGGTTCGGTAGCAGATATCGTTGACAATACTGATACATCATGTCGTAGGTCGAGAATTCTATCTGGACACTATCTCGGTTCTCTCTCAGGTCAAACAGGCCAACCTTATCTTATGTACCGccacccttcctccattcTTGATAAACCTCCTTACCACCAACCCGTTCTTCACCAAAAAGGAACCTTTCATCCATTTGCTTTCTCCCGGTTTACATAAACTTCCTCCTAAACTTCTCACTCGATTTATTCGTCCGTCTACGACCGGCAACAAACACGGCGACGTCGCGCATCAAGTTCGGCTCACGTTAGCCGAGGACGCCAAAGCTGCCAAAGctgagggaagggaaggcgAGGAACCGAGCAAAATTGTGATTTTCTGCAATTCTGATAAGCAGGTGGAGCAGGTCTCT includes these proteins:
- a CDS encoding hypothetical protein (HMMPfam hit to DEAD, DEAD/DEAH box helicase, score: 62.6, E(): 1e-15), with amino-acid sequence MPPNLTPRSFNRDDGVTEEYINGLPAYPTPPTTLANEEQARPRTFDDFGLEEGLVKSLKGLYGEDGKTTPIETLSFHHFTQPDIASAPIGSQRVLLGAETGSGKTVSYLIPLFHHLKRTDPGPSVTSSFFADSENTLHPRSIILSPTHELTRQSTQFAKILTHNTKLSVHGMSSTVSGGVGEKRGSVDVLLGTVGSLRRMFGMTRSEEEQEKEDYIRGKRIWQDEQEKGMVEGDKVEWVVIDEADVLLGREFYLDTISVLSQVKQANLILCTATLPPFLINLLTTNPFFTKKEPFIHLLSPGLHKLPPKLLTRFIRPSTTGNKHGDVAHQVRLTLAEDAKAAKAEGREGEEPSKIVIFCNSDKQVEQVSGILGTKKIDCLAWTGAGEERLRGRNGSLNDFLQRPHLPGHEPPAPLPSLEPRETKPIFQDKNGTTPNVSQVTRRRVLVTTSLLSRGLDFHPSVSSVFLVQPPRDVLDFVHRAGRAGRAGRPGRVVVFGIDEGGTLGEGAKNNKGGKGQGPLKKDGKTALGDRLKDVLGKREVVGAMGKRVRT